The DNA segment TGATATAAAATCGGTCTATTTccgacatcatatccatagTTAGCGCATTCATCATAGTTAGAAGCTCCAGCTCCGTATCAAGTTCACGATCAATATCGTTACTAGCATCAATATCGTCACTATCATCAATATCGATATCATCAAGAAAAAAACCTTTCGGCTTGTTATCCAGGAACTTGTTCAGACATACTGTAATGAAAGGAACATAGGAGTTTGTCGCTAGGTATTTGACCAAATAGGATCGTCCGGTTCCTATAGAACCTATCACTAAAATACTCCTAGAGGGGGATAGGGCTAAGCGGAGCGAAAAGGGTTTTCCATGAGACGGGAAATGAAAACTATTAGCCCCACACGAAgtttgtgaataagtgattgtCTGATAATGAGCAAGGAATATCCGTCTTTCTGCTAAACAGGATGTATTGAACTCATAATTCATTAGATACTTTTTATGAATGTCAACTAAGTATCGTAAGTAAATTGTTCCCGTTGTTCAATCATTTGATAACCAGAGTCATTCTTTGATAAATGATCACTATGAGTCAGACTCAATAGAATTTGATCAATCCTTTTTTCTGCCCTTAAGGTGGAGAACTGAACCAAGAATTCTCTTTCTTTATCATCAATCGAATCACTGTTCGCGACCCAGGAttctattttatcatcaatccaATCACCGCtcacgttttttctttttcttatcaatGAATAGATGTCTTTACTTGTATGACTTAGATGTCTCGTATTTCTCGAAAAAGTGATTCGATTGATGGGATTTGGTATGATACTTATGAGATCGATGATATCGATGaagtttattttcaaatctgtcTTCTTAGAACGTATTGATTTGACCCCATAAGCGGGATCACCACCCCATAGCATGTTGCCGCCAGAACCCCGTATTTCTTCTAGACAATCTCCTAATTGTTCCAGAGCAACTAGAAAAAGATTCTTTAACCAGAAAGAATTCTGTTCAGATGTAGGATACCTATCCAGAAGTTTTCGCAACTCAATCATGTATGATGGAATCATCAAAGATTTGATCTTTTCGAACTCTGTCTGTAACTCACTATAGGCTCGGGAAACAAAGAGAAGATGTGTACGAACGATATATCCAGcaacaagaagaaggaaaaggatTGAATAGAGGACCTCACGAACATTTGGCGATCTCAGATGTGTCGATATCAACGATGACTCATTATTTCGATGAATCATTTCTTCGGACAGAAGAAGATTATGTAAAGACTTACTCGAAATCTCACTTATCAGATTCCTTTGTGGAAGACACAATTTTTTCTGAAGAATTCGCCATGATATATCTAATCCATACATAATATCATGAAAAATGGATACAAATTTTTGACTGCTACTTAGTATCCGCAATAGGTctgaaaaaatatctaaaaatatcaaatttagatatttgtaCCCTGTCGAAGTAAAGAACCATGGCATATATGTTTGGAATAGATTCCATTTTGAGAGAGTTGAAAAAGCACTATCTCGTTGAAAGGTTCTATCCATCTGCCCTTTGTCAACGCATTTTTTTAGGCAAAGACTCCGTTTTTTCCTCTGTAAATATTTCTCAGAACATGGAGTGTGAATCAAACCCACGTTTGAATTGAAATTGAGATACTGATGCAAGCTCTTCTCTTCTGAATCGGATAGATTCATATCTGAAAGAGTTTGACAATACGTTCTTTCCAAATTTACTCTTTGTCCCTCTATTAGAGGTGTTCCAGAAATGTCTGCAATCGAGTAAATAGCTCTACGAACTAATGGATCGGATCGAATTGGAAAATGGAAAGATTTGTACAAGTTATACCTTTCGTCACCACTTTGTGGAAAATCGTTAGATATGAATATGTTAGATACCTGTGACTCGATTGACGAAGGTGAAATAGTATCTCTCTCCAAAAAAGCATGTTTTTTTTACCACCAcacgaagaaaatattttgttgtgaaTGAACAAGATAGTGAGGAATTGTCCATACGTAAAATCAGAATTATTGAGACGGGCCTTTTCCACATAAAAAGGGAATCTTTTGTTACAATAGAAGCAGAAGTGATGTGGATTATTCAAGAATCGAAGTCGATTTGctttagaaaaagaagatatcaaTGAACTTCTCTGAAATGGTTTCA comes from the Brassica napus cultivar Da-Ae unplaced genomic scaffold, Da-Ae ScsIHWf_2916;HRSCAF=3701, whole genome shotgun sequence genome and includes:
- the LOC125602610 gene encoding protein Ycf2-like, coding for MNLSDSEEKSLHQYLNFNSNVGLIHTPCSEKYLQRKKRSLCLKKCVDKGQMDRTFQRDSAFSTLSKWNLFQTYMPWFFTSTGYKYLNLIFLDIFSDLLRILSSSQKFVSIFHDIMYGLDISWRILQKKLCLPQRNLISEISSKSLHNLLLSEEMIHRNNESSLISTHLRSPNVREVLYSILFLLLVAGYIVRTHLLFVSRAYSELQTEFEKIKSLMIPSYMIELRKLLDRYPTSEQNSFWLKNLFLVALEQLGDCLEEIRGSGGNMLWGGDPAYGVKSIRSKKTDLKINFIDIIDLISIIPNPINRITFSRNTRHLSHTSKDIYSLIRKRKNVSGDWIDDKIESWVANSDSIDDKEREFLVQFSTLRAEKRIDQILLSLTHSDHLSKNDSGYQMIEQREQFTYDT